One stretch of Desulfurellaceae bacterium DNA includes these proteins:
- a CDS encoding DUF433 domain-containing protein, translated as MEKVVQRDPEVHSGALVFSGTRVPVDNLVGYLKGGHSIEEFLQDYPTVERWQLESYLDLSCQGLDYLRARNASAS; from the coding sequence TTGGAGAAGGTTGTCCAACGCGACCCTGAAGTCCACAGCGGTGCTCTGGTGTTCAGCGGCACGCGAGTCCCGGTGGACAACCTGGTGGGCTATCTCAAAGGGGGACACTCCATCGAGGAATTTCTCCAGGATTATCCCACGGTCGAGCGCTGGCAGCTGGAGTCCTATCTCGATCTTTCTTGCCAAGGATTGGATTACTTGAGAGCGCGGAATGCAAGTGCTTCTTGA
- a CDS encoding VOC family protein, with product MENDARPPVAIGHVSLRVTDVPQASAYFVSLGMRMIHQTPTFCVLELRGGTHLVLRVAEDPIPSRTKAPFDLMVDDVLATRRQYAEAGFKPSEIETGTVHRWFTVLGPDEYELTITSSHAGKRAV from the coding sequence ATGGAAAACGATGCTCGACCCCCGGTGGCGATTGGTCACGTCAGCCTGCGGGTGACCGACGTGCCCCAGGCCAGCGCGTATTTTGTCAGCCTGGGCATGCGTATGATTCATCAGACGCCGACCTTCTGCGTGCTGGAGCTGCGGGGCGGCACCCACCTGGTGCTGCGTGTGGCAGAGGACCCCATTCCCAGCCGCACCAAGGCACCCTTTGACCTCATGGTGGACGATGTGCTCGCGACCCGCCGCCAGTACGCCGAGGCCGGCTTCAAGCCCTCCGAGATCGAAACCGGTACGGTCCACCGCTGGTTCACCGTGCTGGGGCCGGACGAGTACGAACTCACGATCACCTCGTCGCACGCCGGCAAGCG